Proteins encoded by one window of Desulfatibacillum aliphaticivorans DSM 15576:
- a CDS encoding adenylate/guanylate cyclase domain-containing protein, producing the protein MWPFIKKIQRPKAPKYDAQERELTVSVTNMADYVRVAEILPLDALSEFMNRYCELNVEEIHSREGCVDRFEGDKIFAFWGLFETEKHSAQLACEAAMAQIQAMKRFHVWAAERGYPCPGIRIGINTGQMVVGNMGSDQRMGYSVMGKEVSIAHAVEEAAKKHGFEILVSESTAGNAQGVPFGEPVSVDFAQESLVAYPVCTKSIH; encoded by the coding sequence ATGTGGCCCTTTATCAAGAAAATCCAACGGCCGAAAGCGCCCAAATACGACGCTCAGGAACGGGAATTGACCGTATCCGTGACCAATATGGCGGATTACGTCCGGGTTGCGGAAATCTTGCCGCTGGATGCCCTGTCCGAGTTCATGAACCGGTATTGTGAGCTGAACGTCGAGGAGATTCATTCCCGGGAAGGATGCGTGGACCGGTTTGAAGGGGACAAAATTTTCGCCTTCTGGGGGCTTTTTGAGACGGAGAAGCATAGCGCCCAATTGGCCTGCGAAGCGGCCATGGCCCAAATCCAGGCCATGAAGCGGTTTCATGTCTGGGCGGCGGAGCGCGGATATCCATGCCCCGGGATAAGAATCGGGATTAACACCGGCCAAATGGTCGTGGGGAATATGGGATCCGACCAGCGCATGGGCTACTCGGTCATGGGCAAGGAGGTGAGCATCGCCCATGCCGTGGAGGAAGCGGCCAAGAAGCATGGGTTTGAAATTCTCGTCTCAGAAAGTACGGCCGGGAACGCCCAGGGCGTCCCTTTCGGCGAACCCGTTTCGGTTGATTTCGCCCAGGAGAGTCTGGTTGCCTATCCCGTCTGTACCAAATCCATTCATTAA
- a CDS encoding DUF6794 domain-containing protein encodes MPADIDDAHVILEQGLAPETLAMIDAMESEDDMIKFHFGLGTGIRNCWGLWSGSEFQKYLVELGFRHPDDMSGTILDTFWRKRHGKTFDIQDYVAHYAAYWKEAEKAEEEEKVRVEAVKQRIRSMMMGLQLESRDATKIRMPDRVYNSERARQLAPYAGGVFISVRNSAWRTEDDFVTEGYFFTPATGKIHKVLTPEIAETHSVVAIGRTAWFTGVTEGRTILIGLRDNTRFHIPLPQAGPPPSLGFHGDKLLAVYPKAVYQLEESRWELLYSGDILLPKPGPPPELHGNVLYIRDEGKHENNKRLWLLEIGPKPKLVSLDKDVGLVGWHGPRCENSYSYAVAEDGDLWACVGGCITRCSLLRRSENGRYSIAIINNSTVFDNNLFGSEESDQGLTVTAVKILPNGEMVLAGACGLFRLVGDRVIQDFSFTNTRQKIPLKNKDTVYHWNWEPSKLMRLEDGSYLISGAFGGIYLLAKKDEEGWRLQALDEEFGEPLFW; translated from the coding sequence ATGCCGGCAGACATTGACGATGCTCATGTAATCCTGGAGCAAGGCCTTGCCCCCGAAACCCTTGCCATGATCGACGCCATGGAATCGGAAGACGACATGATTAAGTTTCATTTTGGCTTGGGGACTGGCATCAGAAATTGTTGGGGATTATGGAGCGGTTCCGAATTCCAAAAATATTTGGTGGAGCTTGGTTTTCGGCATCCTGACGATATGTCCGGGACGATTCTGGACACATTCTGGCGCAAGCGCCATGGCAAGACTTTCGACATTCAAGACTATGTCGCTCATTACGCCGCATACTGGAAGGAGGCGGAAAAGGCGGAGGAAGAGGAAAAAGTCCGGGTTGAGGCGGTTAAACAAAGGATCCGCTCCATGATGATGGGCCTTCAACTCGAGAGCCGGGACGCGACGAAAATTCGCATGCCGGATAGAGTATACAATTCAGAACGAGCCCGGCAATTGGCGCCTTATGCAGGCGGCGTTTTTATTTCGGTTAGAAATTCGGCGTGGAGAACGGAAGACGATTTTGTTACCGAAGGTTACTTTTTCACTCCGGCAACCGGGAAAATTCATAAGGTTTTGACGCCTGAAATTGCTGAAACGCACTCGGTTGTCGCCATTGGCCGGACAGCCTGGTTCACCGGGGTGACGGAGGGGCGCACCATTCTTATAGGCCTCAGGGACAATACGCGTTTCCACATCCCGCTGCCGCAAGCCGGCCCGCCGCCCTCTCTCGGCTTCCACGGCGACAAACTCCTGGCGGTCTATCCCAAGGCAGTGTACCAACTCGAAGAATCAAGATGGGAGCTTCTGTATTCAGGAGACATCCTTCTGCCCAAGCCCGGCCCTCCACCCGAATTGCATGGGAACGTGCTATACATCAGGGATGAAGGAAAGCACGAAAACAATAAACGGCTATGGCTCCTGGAAATCGGACCAAAGCCCAAATTGGTCAGCCTTGATAAAGATGTGGGATTGGTGGGGTGGCACGGGCCGCGTTGTGAGAACTCGTACTCCTATGCGGTTGCGGAAGACGGCGATCTTTGGGCTTGCGTGGGGGGATGCATAACCAGATGTTCTCTACTTCGCAGGTCTGAAAACGGGCGCTATTCCATTGCGATCATTAATAACTCTACCGTGTTTGACAACAATTTGTTTGGATCGGAGGAATCCGACCAGGGCCTTACAGTTACTGCCGTAAAAATACTTCCCAATGGAGAAATGGTTCTGGCCGGGGCGTGTGGACTGTTTCGCCTCGTTGGAGACCGGGTCATACAGGATTTTTCCTTTACGAACACAAGGCAGAAGATTCCGTTGAAAAACAAGGACACCGTGTACCATTGGAACTGGGAACCAAGCAAGCTGATGCGCCTGGAAGACGGCTCCTATTTAATAAGCGGGGCGTTTGGCGGAATCTATCTGCTCGCCAAAAAGGACGAAGAGGGATGGCGCCTTCAGGCTTTGGACGAAGAATTTGGCGAACCTCTTTTTTGGTGA